In Macadamia integrifolia cultivar HAES 741 chromosome 5, SCU_Mint_v3, whole genome shotgun sequence, a single window of DNA contains:
- the LOC122078913 gene encoding translation initiation factor IF-2: MARTNKYASINFNDIYEKKNINPATKKPSSAPSAISSTRTHGGMLVLTRPSPTPQPQPQPQPKSQAPTPTPTPNPTPTPPKPADPIQTPLESDPISLRPLGRTGTGSSPSPSPFSVSSVKEPATVLQPAKPDPFVPPHLRPGFVGREERVAQEGQRQQGFRHREYHGHNHGSPGRYTEDGRPKSGGHERMRRGGGGGGDSDLPVDMNRPSSSGNGSSSGGWYGPYGQRSPANANHYFHHQQF, from the coding sequence ATGGCAAGGACAAACAAGTACGCTTCCATCAATTTCAACGACATCTACGAGAAGAAGAACATCAATCCTGCCACCAAGAAACCCTCCTCAGCCCCCTCTGCAATCTCTTCTACTCGAACCCATGGAGGAATGCTCGTCCTGACCCGCCCTTCGCCcacaccccaaccccaaccccaaccgcAACCCAAATCCCAggctccaactccaactccaactccaaatccaaCTCCGACTCCACCTAAGCCGGCGGATCCCATTCAAACCCCTCTTGAATCTGACCCCATCTCACTCCGCCCCTTAGGTCGGACTGGAACCGGATCCTCCCCCTCTCCTTCCCCGTTTTCGGTGTCATCAGTGAAGGAACCTGCAACTGTGCTGCAGCCTGCGAAGCCAGACCCCTTCGTTCCTCCTCATCTGCGACCAGGATTCGTTGGCCGTGAAGAGAGGGTCGCGCAGGAGGGGCAGAGACAGCAGGGATTCCGGCACCGGGAATACCACGGCCACAACCACGGCTCGCCTGGTCGGTACACTGAAGATGGGCGACCTAAATCGGGAGGGCACGAGAGGATGCGAAGAGGTGGCGGCGGGGGCGGCGATTCGGATCTGCCAGTGGACATGAATCGTCCGAGTTCGAGTGGGAACGGGTCGAGTTCGGGTGGATGGTATGGACCTTACGGTCAGAGATCTCCTGCTAATGCTAACCATTactttcatcatcaacaattcTAG